The Streptomyces sp. R28 region GCGTATCTCCTCGTCCACGGTCAGAGCGGGCAGCACGGAGAGCCCAGCCACATGCCCATTCAGCCCGTCCGCCGCCGTGTCGCCGGTCAGCAGCACCACGAGCAGCCAGGGGAAGGTCCGGTGGAGCCGGTACACCAGTTCGCCGACGAGCGCCGGACGCCTGCCCTGGACGTCGAGGACGAGGCAGTGCAGATAGTTCTCCGCGTGGGCGCGGTAGCGCTCGGGCGCGAGCCACTTGGGGTTGCGCGACACCTGGCGTACAGGCTCCACGCACATGGCGAACAACTCCTCCACGGTGTGCTCCCCGGTCGGCAGCGCGCCCACCTCGCGTTGGTTGTACCGCGAGAACTGCAGGCACATCGCCCGGTCCACGTACTGCACGGCTATGTCCGGCGCGTGCGCGTTGAGTGCGACGACGTGCTTGGTGGCCAGCACCGGTGACGGCAGCAGCATCCGGGCCGCGTCCCCGTCGATCCACGTAGGGACGAGCTGGACCACGAGCCGACGCAGCGGATCCTCCTCGAGATAGGGCGCCAACCTGTCCACGGCGTACGGGAGTTGGTCCCGGGGCACGGGCCCGAGCAGATGGTGGGCGACGTAATGGCACGCGCCCTGCTGAGCCTCCAACTGATGCTGGTCGGCGGGGTCGATGCCCACGTCGATCCCGAACTTCACCAGGGCCCGCGGGTCCTTCACCTTCCTCAGATACTCGGCGATGACCTTCAGCCAGGCCCGCATCGGATCACTGAGGCCGCTCAGGTCGGGCAGGTCGGAGAACTGCGCGGTCACGGCCGCCGTGAGCGCCGCGACGTATTCCCCGTCGTCCCGCTCCGGCTGCTCGTCCTCGTCGTCCTCCTCTGTCCCGTCGTACGTGGTGCGCGCGGCGAGCAGCGGGCGCAGGTCGTCGAACCCCTTGTCCTTCAGCATCGCCGTGTCGACATCGCCGACCAGTACCGGAAGCACGTACAGGGACGGGTTGAGGGACCGGCGCCACATCAGGATGCTCGCCTCTTTGCGTACCCACGCCGAATCGAGCGCCGCCCGGCCGAGCAGCACGAGCGCCGCGTCGCACTCGGCCATCATGCGGAACAACGCCGGGCACCACTCCTGTCCCTCCCGCAGGGAGTCCCGGTCCACCTCGACCGTGTGCCCGGCGTCCCGCAGTGCCAGCGCCACGCTCTCGCGGACCTCGTCGGCGAGCGGGTCGTTCCGTGAACTGTGACTGATGAAGATCGAGACCATCGCGCGGGTGCCGCCTCACGCCCCCGCCCACTTGACCATCCAGGCGTCGTTCTGCACCGAGATGACGTCCTCGCAGCGGGCGATGAACCGGTCCTGTTCAGCGATGTCGGATGCGCTGGACGGGCCGGCCAGCCGGAGCGCCTGGAGTTCCTGGGCGGTACGGGAGTACTCGATCTCCTGGTAGGCGTAGCGGCCGGCCGCGGCGTGCGCGGTCACGGCGGTACCGACGGTGGTGACGACCGCGATCCACACGCCGAGCTGTGCGATCCCGAAGCCGCCGGCCAGCGCACCCTGCAACGTGCCCGCAAGCGCGAGCGTCACCTCCAGGCGACGGAGCAGCGTGGTGCGGGAGCGCATCATGAGCGACTGGGGCCGGTAGTAG contains the following coding sequences:
- a CDS encoding toll/interleukin-1 receptor domain-containing protein — its product is MVSIFISHSSRNDPLADEVRESVALALRDAGHTVEVDRDSLREGQEWCPALFRMMAECDAALVLLGRAALDSAWVRKEASILMWRRSLNPSLYVLPVLVGDVDTAMLKDKGFDDLRPLLAARTTYDGTEEDDEDEQPERDDGEYVAALTAAVTAQFSDLPDLSGLSDPMRAWLKVIAEYLRKVKDPRALVKFGIDVGIDPADQHQLEAQQGACHYVAHHLLGPVPRDQLPYAVDRLAPYLEEDPLRRLVVQLVPTWIDGDAARMLLPSPVLATKHVVALNAHAPDIAVQYVDRAMCLQFSRYNQREVGALPTGEHTVEELFAMCVEPVRQVSRNPKWLAPERYRAHAENYLHCLVLDVQGRRPALVGELVYRLHRTFPWLLVVLLTGDTAADGLNGHVAGLSVLPALTVDEEIRVHQLTEDLKELPDRHTGARKG
- a CDS encoding SLATT domain-containing protein is translated as MAAVGPSDWTRLRAVSESLKSEVYVSLAGAGRYRTAPSEAEARLRQRLIELELQASGLARHLHGVEPVARDLPPVRGFDDYVDARVIQQVEGYYRPQSLMMRSRTTLLRRLEVTLALAGTLQGALAGGFGIAQLGVWIAVVTTVGTAVTAHAAAGRYAYQEIEYSRTAQELQALRLAGPSSASDIAEQDRFIARCEDVISVQNDAWMVKWAGA